One stretch of Candidatus Eisenbacteria bacterium DNA includes these proteins:
- a CDS encoding T9SS type A sorting domain-containing protein: MRKNLQALTVLVLGPMAWAGVAGGQCVVPSLTSGTAQTASATPQNFSFNQTASFYTAVGVRSSAGSDWNLALYQNTAAFPACVSGSLGASTGLGGVDFVVGDFNSGHNPLGIYYPQATRLSGSTDGLVEWDSGSNSLTVNGPLVNRTTGATDVLEVWDVNLQAGHQYRFQFSRTGADVKLLLFKSNPGVYWVGRTAKLLEATGNADYTAPSSGFYGVVVVNDNGANGSYTLGVGECRTPDALTSGMSVSTSGLAERTYVCDPNATFFTAIGARGASDWNVASFSENVAGTYPSCLSSQLVASTLAAPTVDFVVGNYTDQLLMPFYARVFLNQGQGSGSARVEWDAGADFVQVNGSQIDRNTDANDVLEVWDVFLTSGQPYQILFNTTGANLALFLFRPGQTWQGRSAALFQRPGSPLYQQYIPTNTGWHGAVVVNQDGGTGTYQLRINQGAVGVEEEGPVATTLDGISPNPAHGPARIDFALRQPSRVSFQVIDVAGRVVSETPERAWSGGRWSLRWDAKASSGGRLAPGVYFVRMQVDGHSAALKKLALLN, translated from the coding sequence ATGAGAAAGAACCTCCAGGCGCTCACGGTCCTGGTCCTCGGGCCCATGGCCTGGGCCGGCGTGGCCGGCGGGCAGTGCGTCGTTCCGTCCCTCACCTCGGGGACGGCTCAGACGGCCTCGGCGACGCCGCAGAACTTCAGCTTCAACCAGACCGCTTCGTTCTATACCGCGGTGGGCGTGCGCTCTTCCGCGGGCAGCGACTGGAACCTGGCGCTCTACCAGAACACGGCCGCCTTCCCCGCCTGCGTCAGCGGCAGCCTCGGCGCGTCCACCGGCCTCGGCGGGGTGGACTTCGTGGTGGGGGACTTCAATTCCGGCCACAATCCTCTCGGGATCTACTACCCGCAGGCCACCCGGCTCAGCGGATCGACCGATGGCTTGGTGGAATGGGACTCAGGGTCCAACTCACTCACGGTCAACGGACCGCTCGTCAATCGCACCACTGGCGCCACCGACGTCCTGGAGGTGTGGGACGTCAATCTTCAGGCCGGCCACCAGTATCGATTCCAGTTCAGCCGCACCGGGGCCGACGTGAAGCTGCTGCTCTTCAAGAGCAACCCCGGTGTCTACTGGGTGGGCCGGACGGCGAAGCTGTTGGAAGCGACGGGCAATGCCGACTACACGGCTCCCAGCAGCGGCTTCTACGGCGTCGTGGTCGTCAATGACAACGGCGCCAACGGCTCCTATACGCTCGGCGTGGGAGAGTGCCGGACGCCCGACGCCCTCACCTCGGGGATGAGCGTGAGCACCTCGGGCCTCGCCGAGCGCACCTACGTCTGCGATCCGAACGCCACCTTCTTCACCGCCATCGGAGCGCGGGGAGCGTCCGACTGGAACGTGGCATCCTTCAGCGAGAATGTCGCGGGCACCTATCCCAGCTGCCTTTCCAGCCAGCTCGTGGCCTCGACGCTGGCGGCCCCGACGGTCGACTTCGTCGTCGGCAACTACACCGATCAGCTCCTCATGCCTTTCTACGCGCGGGTCTTCCTGAACCAGGGCCAGGGATCAGGATCCGCTCGCGTCGAGTGGGACGCCGGCGCCGACTTCGTCCAGGTGAACGGAAGCCAGATCGACCGCAACACGGACGCGAACGACGTGCTCGAGGTGTGGGACGTGTTCCTGACCTCGGGACAGCCCTACCAGATCCTGTTCAACACCACCGGCGCCAACCTCGCCCTCTTCCTGTTCCGGCCCGGGCAGACATGGCAGGGACGGAGCGCCGCGTTGTTCCAGCGCCCGGGCTCGCCCCTGTACCAGCAGTACATCCCCACCAACACGGGCTGGCATGGAGCCGTGGTGGTGAACCAGGACGGTGGCACCGGCACCTATCAGCTGCGGATCAACCAGGGCGCCGTGGGTGTTGAAGAGGAAGGACCCGTGGCGACCACGCTGGACGGCATCTCGCCGAACCCGGCTCATGGCCCTGCGCGCATCGACTTCGCCCTCCGCCAGCCTTCGCGGGTCTCGTTCCAGGTCATCGACGTCGCCGGACGCGTGGTGTCCGAGACGCCGGAGCGCGCCTGGTCGGGCGGGCGCTGGTCCCTGAGATGGGACGCCAAGGCCAGCAGCGGTGGCCGCCTGGCTCCAGGGGTCTACTTCGTCCGCATGCAGGTGGACGGCCACTCCGCGGCGCTCAAGAAGCTGGCGCTCCTCAACTAG